One Halobacterium zhouii genomic region harbors:
- a CDS encoding ABC transporter permease, translating into MSYMPSTERTDALFTRVRWSEQTGSGLDARLRTVGFVVALTALAAAFAYDYVVEPASLIHHWDVSRMDWLFFLACVLFARYGVVPLAADRERSSSNLRAFLSRPAGVLSLGYVLTFCLLGLLGPEVFGMATTNLYHDLQPPVFTSVNTWGVYGYECLGATSGDLCYGSWQYPLGTTQSGEGMAKMLMYGARIALKLSLAAAMIMVVAATAVGTTAGYFGGWIDDVLMRYVDVQQTIPAIVVYIILGTMFLGKGLFTLALVFGLLDWGGIARLVRSETLKRRSSGYVRAAQAAGASDLHVIRRHVIPNSTATVVTALTRQIPLLILAQIALAYLKLNTVALRSLGGVLRRGLTGRFMTWTQKWWVVVSVTVFLAVTVVAFNVFGDVARDVLDPSEEVA; encoded by the coding sequence ATGAGTTACATGCCCTCCACGGAACGGACCGACGCGCTGTTCACTCGCGTACGTTGGAGTGAACAGACCGGCAGTGGACTCGACGCCCGGCTACGGACGGTCGGGTTCGTCGTTGCGCTGACTGCGCTCGCTGCCGCCTTCGCATACGACTACGTCGTCGAACCAGCATCGCTCATTCACCACTGGGACGTCAGCCGGATGGACTGGCTGTTCTTCCTGGCCTGCGTCCTCTTCGCACGGTACGGGGTCGTCCCGCTCGCCGCCGACCGCGAGCGCTCGTCGAGCAACCTCCGGGCGTTCCTCTCGCGGCCCGCCGGCGTGCTGAGCCTCGGTTACGTGCTCACGTTCTGCCTGCTCGGCCTGCTCGGCCCGGAGGTGTTCGGGATGGCCACCACGAACCTCTACCACGATCTCCAGCCACCCGTGTTCACGAGCGTCAACACCTGGGGCGTCTACGGCTACGAGTGCCTCGGGGCGACCAGCGGAGACCTCTGTTACGGTTCCTGGCAGTACCCCCTCGGGACCACGCAGTCCGGCGAGGGAATGGCGAAGATGCTGATGTACGGCGCACGCATCGCCCTCAAACTCTCACTCGCCGCGGCGATGATCATGGTCGTCGCGGCCACCGCCGTGGGCACCACCGCTGGCTACTTCGGCGGGTGGATCGACGACGTGTTGATGCGGTACGTCGACGTCCAGCAGACCATCCCCGCCATCGTCGTGTACATCATTCTGGGCACGATGTTCCTCGGGAAAGGACTGTTCACGCTCGCGCTCGTCTTCGGCCTGCTGGACTGGGGAGGCATCGCGCGTCTGGTGCGCAGCGAGACGCTGAAACGCCGGTCGTCGGGGTACGTGCGGGCGGCACAGGCCGCGGGGGCGAGTGACCTCCACGTCATCCGCCGGCACGTCATTCCGAACTCCACGGCGACCGTCGTCACCGCGCTCACGCGCCAGATTCCGCTGCTCATCCTGGCGCAGATAGCGCTCGCGTACCTCAAACTCAACACCGTCGCGCTGCGGTCCCTCGGTGGCGTGCTCCGGCGCGGCCTCACGGGCCGGTTCATGACCTGGACCCAGAAGTGGTGGGTCGTGGTCTCGGTCACGGTGTTCCTGGCGGTGACGGTCGTGGCGTTCAACGTCTTCGGGGACGTCGCCCGCGACGTACTAGACCCCAGTGAGGAGGTGGCGTAG
- a CDS encoding phosphoglycerol geranylgeranyltransferase, whose translation MIAPWDDWDHVLKVDPDKSLVDGETFDDVMETGTDAIEVGGTLDVTAEKMERVIDACREHDVPLYQEPSNPAVVVENDALDGYLVPVVMNAGDPFWITGAHKEWARIAELDWERTATEAYIVLNPEASVAEYTDADCDLDADDVAAYATVAERMFGQDVVYVEYSGMLGDPDVVGAAHDALEDATLFYGGGIHDYDDAYEMGERADTIVVGDLLHDEGVDAVRETVEGVRDAHD comes from the coding sequence ATGATTGCTCCGTGGGACGACTGGGACCACGTACTGAAGGTGGACCCGGACAAGTCACTCGTCGACGGCGAGACGTTCGACGACGTGATGGAGACCGGGACGGACGCCATCGAGGTCGGTGGCACACTTGACGTGACGGCGGAGAAGATGGAGCGCGTCATCGACGCGTGCCGCGAACACGACGTGCCGCTGTACCAGGAACCGTCGAACCCCGCCGTCGTCGTCGAGAACGATGCGCTCGACGGCTACCTCGTGCCGGTAGTGATGAACGCCGGTGACCCGTTCTGGATCACGGGCGCGCACAAGGAGTGGGCGCGCATCGCCGAACTGGACTGGGAGCGCACCGCGACGGAGGCGTACATCGTGTTGAATCCGGAGGCGAGCGTCGCGGAGTACACCGACGCGGACTGCGACCTGGACGCCGATGACGTCGCTGCGTACGCGACGGTGGCAGAGCGGATGTTCGGTCAAGACGTCGTCTACGTCGAGTATTCGGGAATGCTCGGCGACCCGGACGTGGTCGGCGCGGCCCACGACGCCCTCGAGGATGCGACGCTGTTCTACGGCGGCGGCATCCACGACTACGACGACGCCTACGAGATGGGTGAACGAGCGGACACCATCGTCGTCGGGGATTTGCTCCACGACGAGGGCGTGGACGCGGTGCGCGAAACCGTCGAGGGCGTCCGAGACGCCCACGACTGA
- a CDS encoding ABC transporter permease translates to MSFAAFVTRRFAFAVFAALLVVTLTFGVVALTPNPQLQGELAMMERSGASDAEIEQFKSEFRKEHGMTGSLVERYGKWVVGIATLDWGETASLGNRPVTDVVANRLPYTLAYVVPSFLLTLSLGVLGGLFDALNRNSATDRGSRLVAYAAMGIPSFWLVNFLDQWYNYPWLVPRAVVPQASATIGSTWQFSHPLRYALPTFVLSLGLLAGLLQHARAESLEHVNADFVKLLYAKGSGRLQTARHVLRNAAIPILSMSLSEVIAVLMLNVYVIETVFGIPGVGALSLYAVENRDMALILGTTMVLVFVGIVGNFFQDVLHGYLDPRIEQGGESA, encoded by the coding sequence GTGAGTTTCGCAGCGTTCGTCACTCGGCGGTTCGCCTTCGCGGTGTTCGCCGCGTTGCTCGTCGTGACGCTCACGTTCGGCGTCGTCGCGCTCACCCCGAACCCGCAACTCCAGGGAGAGCTCGCGATGATGGAGCGGTCGGGAGCGTCCGACGCGGAGATCGAGCAGTTCAAATCCGAATTCCGGAAGGAGCACGGCATGACGGGTTCGCTCGTCGAGCGGTACGGCAAGTGGGTCGTCGGAATCGCCACCCTCGACTGGGGTGAAACAGCCTCGCTCGGCAACAGACCCGTGACTGACGTGGTGGCGAATCGCCTGCCGTACACGCTCGCGTACGTCGTCCCCTCGTTCCTCCTCACGCTCTCGCTGGGCGTGCTCGGCGGTCTGTTCGACGCCCTCAACCGTAACTCCGCCACCGACCGGGGGTCGCGCCTCGTCGCGTACGCCGCGATGGGAATCCCGTCGTTCTGGCTCGTGAACTTCCTCGACCAGTGGTACAACTACCCCTGGCTGGTCCCGAGAGCGGTCGTCCCGCAAGCGAGCGCGACCATCGGGAGCACCTGGCAGTTCAGTCACCCGCTCCGGTACGCGCTCCCGACGTTCGTCCTCTCGCTCGGCCTGCTCGCTGGACTACTCCAGCACGCACGCGCGGAATCACTCGAGCACGTCAACGCTGACTTCGTGAAACTCCTGTACGCGAAGGGGTCAGGGCGCCTTCAGACCGCCCGCCACGTCCTGCGGAACGCCGCGATTCCCATCCTCTCGATGTCCCTCTCCGAGGTCATCGCGGTGCTGATGTTGAACGTCTACGTCATCGAGACCGTGTTCGGGATTCCGGGAGTCGGAGCACTCAGCCTCTACGCCGTCGAGAACCGCGACATGGCGCTCATCCTCGGCACCACGATGGTGCTGGTGTTCGTCGGCATCGTCGGGAACTTCTTCCAGGACGTGTTACACGGCTACCTCGACCCCAGAATCGAGCAGGGGGGTGAGTCGGCGTGA
- a CDS encoding ABC transporter permease, with protein sequence MPSTRLNDATFLEVDWTEIEDGHRISRRTVGFALALLAVAALFVYDHVFVTGAIVGTWDVTRVDWLFGVSLVVCARYVGVPLATNWDRTKRYAARIADDPFAASAFVFFGVFFVVALVGPEVYGMALSDLSREYQPPVFAAVDASAYSHYDCIGRLANGYCHGSWEYPLGTTSMGEPVLEMLVYGMRTILEVALSVTVIMGVVATAVGTTAGYLGGWVDDVLMGYVDVQQTIPAVVVYLVVATMVLRDKSVFVLAIFFGLLDWGGIARLVRSETLKRRSSGYVRAARASGASDYHVIRRHLVPNATATLSTSLSRRIPVLILTQVGLAFLMLTGTTMRSLGEMIRRGIHTTNWLHHWWTSATAVVFIVLVVLACNVVGDALRDALDPKGS encoded by the coding sequence GTGCCCTCCACTCGGCTGAACGACGCCACCTTCCTCGAGGTGGACTGGACCGAAATCGAGGACGGACACCGCATCAGCAGGCGAACTGTCGGGTTCGCGCTGGCGTTGCTCGCGGTCGCCGCGCTGTTCGTGTACGACCACGTGTTCGTGACCGGCGCCATCGTCGGCACCTGGGACGTCACCCGCGTCGACTGGCTGTTCGGCGTCTCGCTCGTCGTCTGCGCCCGATACGTCGGGGTTCCGCTGGCCACCAACTGGGACCGGACGAAGCGGTACGCCGCGCGGATCGCTGACGACCCGTTCGCCGCCAGCGCGTTCGTGTTCTTCGGGGTGTTCTTCGTAGTCGCGCTGGTCGGCCCCGAGGTGTACGGTATGGCGCTCTCGGACCTCTCCCGGGAGTACCAGCCGCCGGTGTTCGCCGCCGTCGACGCGAGCGCGTACTCCCACTACGACTGCATCGGTCGGCTGGCGAACGGCTACTGCCACGGCTCCTGGGAGTACCCGCTCGGGACCACTTCGATGGGCGAACCCGTCCTCGAGATGCTCGTCTACGGGATGCGGACCATCCTCGAGGTCGCGCTCTCCGTCACGGTCATCATGGGCGTCGTGGCCACCGCGGTGGGCACCACCGCGGGCTACCTCGGCGGGTGGGTCGACGACGTGTTGATGGGGTACGTCGACGTCCAGCAGACCATCCCCGCCGTCGTCGTCTACCTCGTCGTCGCCACGATGGTGCTGCGGGACAAGAGCGTCTTCGTGCTCGCCATCTTCTTCGGCCTGCTGGACTGGGGTGGCATCGCGCGCCTGGTGCGCAGCGAGACGCTGAAACGTCGGTCGTCGGGGTACGTCCGTGCAGCACGGGCTTCCGGCGCCAGCGACTACCACGTCATCCGCCGGCACCTCGTGCCGAACGCGACGGCGACGCTCTCGACCAGCCTCTCCCGTCGCATTCCGGTCCTCATCCTCACGCAGGTCGGCCTCGCCTTCCTGATGTTGACCGGGACCACGATGCGCTCGCTCGGGGAGATGATCCGGCGCGGTATCCACACCACCAACTGGCTCCACCACTGGTGGACCTCGGCCACCGCAGTCGTGTTCATCGTGCTGGTCGTACTCGCCTGTAACGTCGTCGGGGACGCGCTCCGGGACGCCCTCGACCCGAAGGGCTCGTAG
- a CDS encoding ABC transporter permease: MNFAAYVTRRTLFALLTVYLVLTATFAIVAFTPDTNKQATIAQMERHGASQEEINDFIEHYEAERGLDDSMAVRYADWLADVTTLDFGQSTSMRAPVSEVLWPAIQRTAFYTIPAVLLAVLLGTLFGTISGAFPNSTPDWVVRVGSYAAVGVPVFIAAFLVFWKLPLDFDWVNLLQWRGPPFYIMGRVTSPNSGLWPTWKPWRFLVPAAVFALSLIGWQLRYVRTAYLDRDGGELAKLHRAKGAGNLRVARHVLRNAAVPIVSASLSELLVVVLLNIYVIESVFGIEGLAAINMIAVRTRDMSLIIASSLALALGGVLASYVQDLLYGYLDPRIGAGT; this comes from the coding sequence GTGAACTTCGCTGCGTACGTCACCCGGCGAACCCTGTTCGCGTTGCTGACCGTCTACCTCGTCCTGACCGCGACGTTCGCCATCGTCGCGTTCACGCCGGACACCAACAAACAGGCGACCATCGCACAGATGGAACGCCACGGCGCGAGCCAGGAGGAGATAAACGACTTCATCGAGCACTACGAGGCAGAGCGGGGGCTCGACGACTCGATGGCCGTCCGGTACGCCGACTGGCTCGCTGACGTCACCACGCTCGACTTCGGGCAGTCGACGTCTATGCGCGCGCCCGTCTCGGAGGTGCTGTGGCCGGCCATCCAGCGGACCGCCTTCTACACGATACCAGCGGTGCTGCTGGCCGTGTTGCTCGGCACCCTCTTCGGCACTATCTCCGGCGCGTTCCCCAACAGCACCCCCGACTGGGTGGTCCGCGTGGGTTCGTACGCCGCGGTCGGCGTGCCGGTGTTCATCGCCGCCTTCCTCGTGTTCTGGAAACTGCCACTCGATTTCGACTGGGTAAATCTCCTGCAGTGGCGGGGGCCGCCGTTCTACATCATGGGTCGCGTCACCTCCCCGAACAGCGGCCTCTGGCCGACGTGGAAGCCGTGGCGGTTCCTCGTGCCCGCGGCCGTGTTCGCGCTGTCACTGATCGGGTGGCAACTCCGGTACGTGCGCACCGCGTACCTCGACCGCGACGGCGGTGAACTCGCGAAACTCCACCGCGCGAAGGGCGCCGGAAACCTCCGCGTCGCCAGGCACGTCCTGCGGAACGCGGCGGTGCCCATCGTCTCGGCGTCGCTGTCCGAACTGCTCGTGGTCGTGCTGTTGAACATCTACGTCATCGAGTCGGTGTTCGGCATCGAGGGGCTCGCCGCCATCAACATGATTGCCGTGCGCACGCGGGACATGTCTCTCATCATCGCGAGTTCGCTCGCGCTCGCGCTCGGCGGCGTGCTGGCGAGTTACGTCCAGGACCTGCTGTACGGCTACCTCGACCCGCGAATCGGTGCCGGAACGTAG